A window of Hypomesus transpacificus isolate Combined female chromosome 7, fHypTra1, whole genome shotgun sequence genomic DNA:
CAGATGACAAATTGAGGATGAAAACCCCCGAGTGAGGAAAACCCTGAGTaggaacacaaacactgatGCTTTGAGAGCTAATGGGGATCCTAATAAGTCGATTAAGCTGgcggtgtctgtgtttgtccagtGTTGTTCCATCATGTTGGGAAGGTGTACAGTACCTCAGCCCTGCACATCCCATCCGTGCGATTAGGCACTCAGGCGTAAACATCCTGTCTGTTCCTGGGCTGGCATTGGCCCGCAGCACGGCACCACGCCAGAGAGATGACCAGCCTGCCAGATGTTGCTGTTAATACATCTGCCTGTTGATAATGGGCTATTTCAGGGGTGCTACCGTCGTCCTCTGTGCCCTGTGAAAAaggtgttgcgtgtgtgtgccagaaATGACACCTGGGATACTATTCACAGAGGATGAGCAATGAACGAGTTGAGATTGATGTTGTTGGTGTTGCCACAAGTTTTAATGGCCTTTTAAAGTATTTCACTAGAACCATTCAATTTCAATGTTGATGCTAACCCAGCTGTTCATCACAGTTAGAATTTCACTATTTAAGATCATTCCATACAGATTCATTGTTGTTTTACAACATATATTGAACTCATTATCAAAGAAAAACAAGTATAATGGTTCTGCtaagaaataagaaaaaaacgTTGATTGAAACCGAATGAATTCCTGGCATTCATCAAATCTACAATAAAGAGACAGTGCCAAATTGGACTAATTTCAGTAATGTGGAGGAGATGGACATAactttctgttgttgtttttccagtCTCTGGTAAATGACAACAGTAGTACTGTATGTTCTGAGAGACGAGATTGGGAGCATTTGGGTATGCAGCGTGACTGTGTTTGTCAAGTAGCACCAGCCGTGAGGACTCTCAATGTGACAGGAGGAAATGGACTCGTCTGTTAACCTTCATCAGCCCGCTCCAGTACTTTGCTTTATCATTCGAGTCTCAGCTTTCAGCCAACGTGTTTTTTTTCCACCCAACACCATCAAATCAGCATGATACCTCGCTTGCCCACATGGTCCTTGAACAACAGAACAAGCAAGGGGTGGCAAACTGGGAAATTATCTTTCTAGTGCTCTTCAGACCACATCGAGTCTGAGAGTAGAGTCTGTTGGTCGAGCCAGCTCTagtcatgtgtctgtgtttactaCGGGTGCTCCTGTACGTCATTATGATACAACAACAGATGCTCTAGCTGTAGGGCATTTTCAAGACCACCTATATTTCTTCTAGCGTCCGTAGGCTTGATATACTGAGTGTTAGCGTGTTCCCCAGACCTCGCGTGTCTATGATGCGACTGCCTGGGTGTAAATCAGTCCAGCGCTGGCCGGGCAACCTGACAGAACGCCAGAGGTCGTGTGTGACACTCTCATTTTTCACAGATGGCGTGGAGGAGACGGCCATAGAAACCAGACTGAATATCAATAGACAGATCTCTTGGCAGATTTCTCGGAGAAGGGAAAAGAAGTAGAGGGCACCTTAACGTGCCAGTCCTGCGACAAGGAGTGAAATTTGTGGGAAATCTGAATTAATGTAATTTCCAGGAAGTGACACGTACAGGTCAGCTGGAAAAGAATTACGGACCTCCATGCGAAGGAACGGACAAAGGGATTTGGCTTTGGCTGAGGTTGACCCTCACAGTGGGGACTGACACAAACAGATGGTGAGGTGTCATCAACAACATCGCCCTCTGTCTGGAAGAGTTATTGATACAGAACTGTTTTCCATGGACAATGCTCTCACCTAAAACCCTCTCACGTGCATTCACAACAGCAAGGCCAGAGCACAcaaacacgacacacacacgacacacacacgacacacacatgacacatgcacacacagttgtGGGGCTTTTAGTGTTCTCTGGGGAGTCTGACCACCCTGTTTGCTCAACACAGAGAGCTTTTCCACTTGCTTGACTGTCATTTTCTGCTCGTTAACTCTCCATTAACCCCTTTTACTTGGTGTCCACTCCACCCATAACGTGTGTGAGGAGATGGCTCTTTCACACCTGACCAGGGTGTTGAATGCCTTAATTTCAATTCAAATGGGACAGCTTGACTCTGAAAGCTCTCCCCGTAaactggcagagagagaagactgCACAGCTGATCAAGAGGAAGGCAAGAGTTTATATAAAGACTTTCCAGACTGTCGTCAGTCTCATGGTTAACTTTCATGAGTACTTTACTTTACATTTTCATCAGCAGACACTTTCATTCCAAGCAATATACAAACAGTGCACATAGAGGGAACAGCAGATCACAGTAACAATATTTTGGTGATTAGAATCAAGGAAAGGTCCGTATTAACTCATAATGGGAGCTATCTTTAACAATGTGAGATCCTGGTGAGAAATGCCAAAAGGaaatgaatgcaaactctgtATCGTACTTCCCCATAGCTGGAAACTAGAAACTAGAGATTATAATCATAATGAGGACATCCATCATGTGATGAGGAAGGAGGATGGTTGCGGTCTCTATCGGCGGCCACTGGCCTTTTCAATTTCCGCTGACATTTTGAACCAGAAATAAACAGTGGGTACATTACGTGCTGAATGTGTGAAGGATCATTGTAAGCTGGAATTGTTATCTAACATCCAGAGAGTATTTGATGTTTGTGGTTAATGTGCTTCGTACTTCGATGGCTGCCATCTTGTGAATTCCCTTTCCTGCTGACCCTCAAAAGAGAGCACTTTCCACACGGTCCTAAAGGAGATGTTTATTATTCTCCTACTCAGAGAAGAGGCTGAACACGGAGTAAAGCTGTTATGGTTGTTTCACTACAGTTTCCAACATTTCCATCATGTCAAAGCAACCCCTTAACAGCGGAGTGCCCCTCTCTAATAGgaattaaaaacaacattctAGGATGAACCACGGAGCATGACACTCAAGACAAATCTTTAACCTTTGTTTTAAGCGCAACGTTTCAAAACCCCATCTCTGCCGTTACACCTTGAAAGTAAAACTGGATAAAGCAAAAAAAATCAATAGACTTTGATGGAATCTGAACATCATCTTCTAGCTTATAAAAGCAATGGGAAAACGACAGGCCTTGAGCCCATATAATGTACAGCTCCTCTCATATCTCCTGCCTAGAATACATCCATGTAATACCATTGAGAGGAGCGCTGAGTGTATCCATACCCCCTGAGGAGGAGCCGTCCTGCAGTGATGATGGCTCCTGGATTCCAGGCATGCTCTGCAGCAAACAGCACAGTGAACGGAAGCCTTAACCCTGTGCACTCCCGTGGAGGGGTAAGCAATAAAAATGCATCTAATCATTGGTAGCAAAGGTCGACTGCCCTGGGCTTTGCCTTGCATCAGTGCACCGAGATGGGGAATGAGAAGCAGTACACTGGGGAGTCAGCCTTAATGCATCGCTTTAAGTGCGCCTACACACTACCTTCCCCCTGCAATTGCATGGTAAGCTTGATATAATATCAAGAGCAACCATGATTATACACCAGTGTTAGAGAAAGGTTACCTACCCATTTCAAGGTCTTATTATACTGTTGTAGATGTACAACGCACCTTGTGACCAGGAAAGCCTTGGGTGGCAACACAGATGATATATTGGCTGTAAACAATCATTGTCATTTAGGTAAAACTGACAGGTTGACTTTGAGCACTGTGTATTGGAAAAATGTCACCCGACTGGTCTGCATTCAGCCATTTACGACAAAATGAGGGCGACAAGCATGAATCGTGTACAAAGGGCAAAGTTGGACTTCTGAGGCTCCCCATGGACACAAGCAATTTTCAGCTCTActgagccagttccacagaaaCAGCTCAAGTCTAAAATGCAGAACAATACTCATTTAAACTCGGTTATCCACATTCACCTCACAGTAGAACCGGACTGCTCTACCATctatttacacacacagtgagatggCAAAATCTGAGGTGGCAGCATTCAATTCCATCGCAGCACAGTCAGTGGAAAGATGCGATTCAAAATGAAATTGTTCTCGCGTTTCAAGGAAAAAGACGTACCTGAAAAGGGAAATGCAGGAAACAAATACATCAGAGCTGTTTTCaggatgtttttgtgtttgagagCTACTCTaccctgtgtggatgtgtgtgtcgggggtcggggggggggggggggggggggcacagcaaGGGCTCTCTGACTTTGAGGTGGAGTCAGTGATGGATAGCTATGTCGAAGCCACCACCACTGTCGCCCCGGGTGTCGACACCTGCACACACCCGGGACGATACTAGCTCACACCTGGACAGCACTGCGGCAACCGTGTCATCCTTCACCAGTGCCACTCTCTGAAGGGGTTCAGGTCAAGTCCATGATGGGCCTGAGGCAGGGCATGTTTCTACAGTACTCAACACTGAGAGGGCTGTTAGTCCCacactgctaaatgactagcaAGACAACCGGACCCAGCCCATCTTCCACACCTCTCTGGTGAAATGCGACACACTTGTCTCGTCTTCCCCGGGGAGTCGAGATGTCTACCCTTCAACAGGGGTAATGTGGAGTGTGAAAACACTTTCAAACAAGGACCTTTTTGGTAACCATGTCCATGCACGCTTCGTGGCAAAGAGgattttgtgtgtctgttggatTCAATGAAGGCAGAGCTTTGCTTGTTGTGGGGGAGATTTCAGGTGTGGGAGGAGGCTTATGGCAGTTGGAGGTGGACAAGGAGGGGCTGAGAGACTTACTGCCTTCCTCATCCCTCAGTCCATCTCCACTGATCCACTTTACTTCTCTAATCCACTTGTCTCTGGTGAGCCACAAGTGGATTCTGTTTGTATTGTTGCTGTTTTTGAATATAAATCTGTCGACTTAAACATTTTATAGGGATTAGTTGAGCTTAGTTCTCCACCTAATGCAATGATTAGGGATTTCTGGCCTACAAGATAAGTAAATGCTCTCTAGTTACTCAGTTGCTGTGCTCAACTGTTAAGGGCGGTGTACCTAAATGACAGGGCCTTGGTAAGAAGCACTCCCTTGACGGTGGGCCGACAGCAAATAACTCTTCATTAAGTCCTTGGCAAATCAGTCACTGCTGCATGGTGATTCAGTCAGTtccttgaagaagaaaaaaataaccaCACAGTGATATTCTATTTAATAAAAAAGAATGCCAGTCAAAAAGTCAGTCAGCAGTGAAAACGAAGACAGTAATTGACTCCTTACCAAATTATGAAAACGTCCACAGTAAATTCACTGTTCAAATTACTTCACTGTTAGAATTGAGATAGTCTCCAGAGTATCAAGTGGCTAGTCCTCCTTATGTCACAGTCACATAGACATAAGGGCATTGTCACAGACTCTCATGACATCACGCCAGAGCACAAACAGTTCTTCAGGTGCAGGGTCGAGCATCAAAGAGACAGAAGGTAGAagaaagacgagagagagagatagagagagagagagcgagaaagagagaaagagagagagagagagcgagagagagatagagagagagatagagcgacaaagagagaaagagactacaGCATAGAAGCTAATGGCATTTACGTCAAAGCAGTGTGCAAGCTCTTTGATTTGTGTGAGAGGAAGTGATAGGCCAGAAGGTGTGTGATCGTTAAAGTTATGACAGACATCAGCTGGTCCTGCCTTCGTCACTAGCTCGCTGCAGGTGTACAGCAAAAACTGTCCAACAAAATCACTATCAATATCTATAGACTAGGAATAGTAATTTTGAGCAGAATACAAAGCAAAGGGTTAgaccttaaacacacacacatgtgcacacacacacacatacacatgcagtgcTTCAAGTTAAATGGGAGTTGGTGGGTCAAATGGGATCTAAGTTAATAATGCTGATTAAGTGAATATCTGAGTGTCCGTTTAGACTAATATGAAATTAGATCTGACATGAAGTAGCAGCTGGAATGAATGCGTATTACCATTTCCCTTAAATAAATGTGGATTCATTGAAGACTATAATTTGAACTGGGCCTAAATTCAGCATATATATCAAAtatattcaataaaacattgatGGCCAAGAAGTTCACAAGTCTCATTCCAAGATATGATGAAACTGCCTCCAAAGTGCCTAAAGGTCCATTTCAACATTAAGGTCTGGCGTATTTGCTTTCATGAAATATATCGTCAGAAGATAAAGCTATCACATCCATATATTATTTGGCCGGACCACTTTAAATGCAGTGTTTTTGCCTGTAGTAGTAGCCTTACATCGAGTGCAATGTCATTACGCATTTTGAACAGATTGGTTTTTTCACACATTCCTGTTTACAATATGTATAATCCTCCTCTTCATAAATGTTGCATTTATATTCATGTTGGTGAAATGAGATGGAAAAATGAGGGGAAAATTAGATGTCTGTATCATATGAACCTGTCGTGACCTGTTTTTTTCCTTCCCTCTACAGATTAGTGGCAAGTCCAAACCCAGATTCCAACCACGTAGAGAAACACAACCAAGACCAAATGCAATGGATGTGTTCAATTTCACCTACTGGAATGCCTCTGAAGGCAATAATACAAACTCAGTGGATGAAAATGGAAGCCCCTACAAGACTGTAGAGGTGGTGTTCATTGTGCTGGTGGCTGGCTCTCTCAGTTTGGTCACCGTCATCGGAAACATACTGGTCATGCTCTCCATTAAAGTGAATAGGAATCTTCAGACAGTCAACAACTACTTTTTATTCAGCTTAGCATGCGCTGACCTAATCATTGGACTGTGCTCTATGAACTTGTACACAATCTACATTGTCATTGGCTACTGGCCCTTAGGGCCCGTGGTGTGTGACCTGTGGCTAGCCCTGGACTATGTCGTCAGCAATGCGTCCGTCATGAATCTTCTCATCATCAGCTTTGACAGATACTTCTGTGTCACCAAACCTCTCAGCTACCCTGTCAAGAGGACCACCAAGATGGCAGGGATGATGATTGCCGCCGCCTGGGTCCTGTCCTTCATCCTCTGGGCGCCGGCCATCCTCTTCTGGCAGTTCATTGTAGGTGGGCGGACAGTGCCTGAGAGGGAGTGCTACATACAGTTCTTCTCCAATGCCGCCGTCACCTTCGGCACTGCCATCGCAGCTTTCTACCTGCCAGTCATCATCATGATTGTGCTCTACTGTCGGATCTCCAAAGCCAGCAAGAGCCGGGTGAAGAGAGGCAACCGGAACCTCTCCAAGGCCAATCAGGGGGCTGTGCCCCCCAAccaggcccagagccacacCCCCAAACCCCACAACAACAACGTGGCCCTGGAGGAGACGGAGCGCGCTCAGACCCAGACCACCGACGGCGAGCCCAACCAGCACGACGGCGGCAAGCTGCAGAACGGGAAGGGCCCGTCCCCGGCGGGCGGGGGCGAGggtgagacggagggagaggagggaacgaAGGAGAACTGCACCccgggggaggagaaggagagctcCAACGACTCCACGTCCGGCAGCGCGGCGGCGTCCAATCCGAAGGACGAAGAGGCGGAGCCTTCCCGGGCCAACTGCAGCGCTGAGCCCACCCAGCTGGCGCCGCGTCAGCGGGCCAAAGCAGGCGGCTCCAAACTCACCTGCATCAAGATAAAGACCAAGTCGCCCAAGGGAGACTGCTACACGCCTTCCAACGCCACGGTGGAGATCGTCCCTGCCACCGAGAAGCAGGACCATGTGGCCAGGAAGATTGTGAAGATGACCAAACAGCctcccaagaagaagaaagcagCGCCGTCTCGGGAAAAGAAGGTGACCCGTACCATCATGGCCATCTTGGTGGCCTTCGTGGCCACCTGGACTCCCTACAACGTGATGGTGCTGATCAACACCTTCTGCTCCAGCTGCATTCCCAACACGGTGTGGACTATCGGCTACTGGCTCTGCTACATCAACAGCACCATCAACCCCGCTTGCTACGCCCTCTGCAATGTCACTTTCAAAAAGACATTCAAACATCTTCTTCTTTGCCAGTACAAAAACATTAGGTCAGctagatgaatgtgtgtgtgtgtgcgtgcttgtgtgggttgatgtgtatgtgtgtgacaaagTATGACAGTTTGATTCCTTAGTTTTTACATATTTTTCTTCTCTATGACCTGTTGTAGCACTTTACACAAGCTTAACTGCAGCCAGTTTTGTTGAGATACGTtgcagatttttttaaacagtgCAGAAAGGAAAGGAATAAACTGCTGTtggccacaaaaacatttgatttACATGAGAAATAATTAATATCTACAACACTGAGACATCATTGCAACAGTTTTCAATAAATCTCTTTGCTGAGTCTCTTAAGAGAATACACATCACGGCAATGTTGAAATGAGATACACCATAAGTGAAACAGAGGACGGTGTGTGATGCAACTGTTGAGACATGAGTCTGACAGCGAACTGCACAAGAGAACAAATAGACTGACAATGAAGCAGACAGCTGGATAGAAAGTTCTGCACTGTGTAAAATACATAACAAATTCAAAGGGAAAATAGGGCTGACTGAATTTACAAACGTCAAGTTTGCAGTTCAGTGTAAAAAGATCCCTGTATATAACTGTGTATAGAAACATACTTgagtgcgtgcttgtgtgtttgtttgtgagaatGAACAGTTTGCTCTCAGTTGCCTGTATTTGCGTGTCTGTTAGGGCATGAGCGTAAGGGTAAATAATCAATTTAAATGAAGATGGCCGCCAGTAACAATGACTCAAGGACATATTTCATGTTGCAATCTGTTTCTGTTCTCCACTGGCGTGTGTTGGCGTGATTCAATATAGAACAGCTTGCCTAAATTGCCTCTGGCAGGTCCACACAATCACATACTATAGTTAGGATCTCCTGAGATGGAATAGAAGGGCCCCTCAAATCGTACCATGGACCTAACTCCATGCCAGACCCCCATAGTATATCAAGCATAATTAGGTTTTAAAACGATTGAACATATAGATTGATTTGAGCTCTGTAGTGCACAGTAGAACATGCTGTACATTAGCCAATGGAACACAAACAGCAAGAGTTGCACAAGGGTAAATGGAGAAAAAACTTCGAAAAGGGATTGTTCATTCACGTTCTCTGGTTTGCCAGTTTTTAGCACCGTCATTTGATTTCTTAACAATACACCACACCAGTTGTTTTATTCTTGCGATAATTGCTGTTGAGATATTTACGGCCGTGCTGTCGTCATGTCCACTGATCTTAAGAGCCCTCTGACTCGTTCTGAAAGCGACCAGGTTGTAGAGCGCATAGTGGCAGTTCCTGTCAGGAAAGGCTCTTGTGGCACAGCAGTGTGGGAGACAGATGAGAGGGTAGTTTCTTGGACACAGACGACTGTCTCCATCCTGTTGATACGTGGTTTATGGTACATCGTGTACCGGTTTACATcatagtgagcgtgtgtgtgtgtgtgtgtgtctgtgtgtgtggtgcgagCGTTACGGTTATTTGTTCGGGAACCTTAAGGGGTTGCCAGATTGGTTCGTCATTGGGGGATCTCTCTGTGAGCGCGCAAGAGCCGTCGTGGTGCGTGTCGGTGCCTCTGTACGAGGCTTACTTTGAATCGCAGGCTCTGGCCTTGTGATTTATAAGGGCTATTTTCATGTTGTTACATCACATTCATAATTCATAATCCATGCTGTGAATCATAGAATGAAGTGAATGCATAGACAAAAAAAATTGAGATCAGTTTTGTAGGTGCATTATATCATATTTAATGTTCTGGTTCTGTATAATTACAGTATTAGGATTACAATGACAAGCACATAATCATGTTTGTGTCGACAAATACACAGGGCACATATTACATTAACACGGAATGCTAACCCTCAAACCAAGTCTCTGTTTTCTGGCATGTATGTATTTCAATTGAAGTGATGAatataaaagcagtaattggaTGCTAGCCAGTCTGTGCGGCATAACAGGATATGACGCCATCATAGAGCAGTCCCTTGACACATGTCTCCTTAAAGAGAAAGATCTGGGACAGGTCCATTATGGAACTCACTATGGGGCTGATCAGATTATGATATGATGTGGAACACCTACATAGGAGATTGAAGATTGGCCATTATACGCTTGGTTTATACAGGACGCCCTTCTTACTTAGtgtcccaccccccttcccatcCTCTTATGTGTGACTGTCCCTGTACCACGGCATTGTTTCCATGGGAATGTTAACATAGCCAACACTGTGTTCATATTTACTAGTGTCTCTCGCTctgttcctgctctctctctttctctctcacctctcctctgtctttccgtttcttttctttctgtctttcttgatttcatttttttctctgtctctttatttttctcttctttATAAACAGCACTCCTTCTCTCAAAATATATTTCTAGATGGAATTCAGACTCAAACTTTTTCCTGCCCTTAAATATGACTTAAAAAAAGAGGAGAGGTTGATTGAAACCTCAACCATCATgattgaaataaaaatgttagccACTGGACACTTGGCATCACTGCGGTATCCAGTCCGTCGGTTAGACAGCTTATCCCAGCAGGCTATGCGAGGTGAGGCATCCATCCAAGTTGAGCATCCAGCCATTCGTCACTATGATAAGTGGACCCATGACTCTGTGTCATCTGTCACACCTCTCAGTAGAGGCTAAGCACCTCCTTGCTTGCTACCACGTCTGATTAATCTTAGACTAAGCTGTCATTTGAGTGATACCAGCAGGGAAGTAAGTGCTCTCCAACACAACTGGTGGTCTAAGGCCAGCTTTGGTAACAGATACCTGGCTGGGTGATGGGGAGTGACAGCAGTAAAACCCCTTGTTGAGATGGTTTTCCAAATGGTCGCGACTCGCCACTCACTattttggcaacttttttaTCAAAGTGTTCCAACTCTAACCTCTCAATGGCTGGTGTTTGGTCTTACAAGAAAAATTACTTCCTTTTCTGCTTTGTCTTTGGTGAGTGTTTTGGGCTGAGTTGAGCTGAAGAGAGGATAATGCTACCATGTGTTAAAGTGGCATACGCAAGCAAGGAACAGGCAGACCCTGAGGTGTCCACTCAGTACGACCTAGATAAGATAGCTTTTGTAGTCACAATTACAGAGCAAAGGCCCGTCAACTGTATGCACAGCAGGCTGGCTCACAGTCTTAAAGGATGTCAACTGTCAACCATATTTGGAAAAAATGAAGGCCGACTGTTTGAGCAAAGGTTAGCCAAGGGTTTTCTGCAGGAATTATTTAACCGTCCTAGAATTATTAAACAAAATGAGTTACGGTTCAGTTTCTGATTTGTTTTTATGACTCCTTGTTCCCACACATCATCACATTCCTAAATAACATGTATCATAGACAGGACACAGTGAACAGtagatatgtgtttgtgtggtgttttgtgtgttt
This region includes:
- the chrm2a gene encoding muscarinic acetylcholine receptor M2a, with protein sequence MDVFNFTYWNASEGNNTNSVDENGSPYKTVEVVFIVLVAGSLSLVTVIGNILVMLSIKVNRNLQTVNNYFLFSLACADLIIGLCSMNLYTIYIVIGYWPLGPVVCDLWLALDYVVSNASVMNLLIISFDRYFCVTKPLSYPVKRTTKMAGMMIAAAWVLSFILWAPAILFWQFIVGGRTVPERECYIQFFSNAAVTFGTAIAAFYLPVIIMIVLYCRISKASKSRVKRGNRNLSKANQGAVPPNQAQSHTPKPHNNNVALEETERAQTQTTDGEPNQHDGGKLQNGKGPSPAGGGEGETEGEEGTKENCTPGEEKESSNDSTSGSAAASNPKDEEAEPSRANCSAEPTQLAPRQRAKAGGSKLTCIKIKTKSPKGDCYTPSNATVEIVPATEKQDHVARKIVKMTKQPPKKKKAAPSREKKVTRTIMAILVAFVATWTPYNVMVLINTFCSSCIPNTVWTIGYWLCYINSTINPACYALCNVTFKKTFKHLLLCQYKNIRSAR